The Exiguobacterium aurantiacum DSM 6208 genome includes a window with the following:
- a CDS encoding nitroreductase family protein — protein MIEKTAGQQLIESRRTIRMFTEGALDTAELYELLTSAHQAPFHNKVEPWNVYLFNGDGKDVLLDALEPAFADGAEAKREKIAGRIRNAAACIYVTTKPFETEKDKKDALLATATFIQNFHLLCSERDIGLVWRTGGIFEDARLQDMIGAEGETFVGLLQLGRFEDVPPTKRRQSIDSCLTIFE, from the coding sequence ATGATAGAAAAGACGGCAGGACAACAGTTGATCGAATCGCGGCGGACGATTCGCATGTTCACGGAAGGTGCGCTCGACACGGCCGAGTTGTATGAACTATTGACATCGGCCCATCAAGCGCCGTTTCATAACAAAGTCGAACCATGGAACGTCTACTTGTTCAACGGGGACGGGAAAGACGTGTTGTTAGACGCGCTCGAACCGGCTTTTGCCGACGGTGCTGAGGCGAAGCGGGAAAAGATTGCCGGGCGGATTCGGAATGCCGCTGCCTGCATCTACGTGACGACAAAGCCGTTCGAGACGGAGAAAGACAAGAAAGATGCGTTGCTCGCGACCGCGACGTTCATCCAAAACTTCCATCTGCTTTGTAGTGAGCGAGACATCGGTCTCGTCTGGCGGACGGGCGGTATCTTTGAAGACGCTCGCCTGCAAGACATGATCGGGGCGGAAGGGGAGACGTTCGTCGGGCTACTCCAACTCGGGCGATTCGAGGACGTGCCGCCGACAAAACGTCGTCAGTCGATTGACAGCTGCCTCACAATTTTTGAATAA
- the lysA gene encoding diaminopimelate decarboxylase, with protein MYTTNQSVCMIEGVSVRELQATYGTPLYIMSEPELESRLGLVRSAFLDKYPNTYALYASKAMSVAAVYEKVMASGLSIDVVSRGEMFVALHAGVPADRIHVHGSNKTVQDIAFALENGITHFTIDNMREIGLLSGLAVEHDVDVDVLLRIVPQVVGGAHEAIQTGGVDTKFGFPTHDETYLEAVRATLAAERLRLQGIHCHVGSQIQEPTLFINTVKTMVNFIETIRQQTGFTADVLNIGGGFGVAYLESDDPLDFADTMTQVMDTLIAEVNRFGLPLPKIGIEPGRWLVANAGATLYEVGTVKEVSGVRTYVSVDGGMTDNIRPALYDAEYDVIAATRMNEEKTLEAKIVGACCESGDIIANRSLIPPVEAGDLLLVKATGAYNFSMASNYNQMLRPAVVFVKDGTHRLVVRRQTLEDLVACEVVGQST; from the coding sequence ATGTACACCACCAACCAATCAGTTTGTATGATCGAGGGCGTGTCCGTCCGTGAACTTCAAGCGACGTATGGGACGCCGCTCTATATCATGAGCGAGCCGGAGCTCGAGAGCCGTCTCGGCCTCGTCCGGAGCGCCTTTTTAGACAAGTATCCGAACACGTACGCGCTCTACGCGTCGAAAGCGATGTCGGTCGCGGCCGTCTATGAGAAAGTCATGGCGTCCGGTCTCAGTATCGATGTCGTCTCGCGCGGCGAGATGTTCGTCGCCTTGCACGCCGGTGTACCGGCCGACCGGATTCACGTCCACGGGTCGAACAAGACGGTCCAAGACATCGCGTTCGCCCTTGAGAACGGAATCACTCATTTCACGATCGACAACATGCGTGAAATCGGGCTGTTATCCGGCCTCGCCGTCGAACATGACGTCGACGTCGATGTCTTGCTCCGCATCGTTCCACAAGTTGTCGGAGGCGCCCATGAAGCGATTCAGACGGGTGGGGTCGATACGAAGTTCGGTTTCCCGACGCATGACGAGACATATCTCGAAGCGGTCCGGGCGACACTTGCGGCGGAACGACTCCGCTTACAAGGTATCCATTGCCACGTCGGGTCACAGATTCAAGAGCCGACGCTGTTCATCAATACGGTCAAGACGATGGTCAACTTCATCGAGACGATTCGTCAACAGACAGGCTTCACAGCCGACGTCTTGAACATCGGGGGCGGCTTTGGCGTCGCCTATCTCGAGTCGGACGATCCGCTCGACTTTGCCGACACGATGACGCAAGTGATGGATACGCTCATCGCGGAAGTGAACCGCTTCGGATTGCCGCTCCCGAAAATCGGGATCGAGCCGGGACGTTGGCTCGTCGCGAACGCCGGGGCGACGCTTTATGAGGTCGGTACGGTGAAGGAAGTGAGCGGTGTCCGCACGTATGTCTCGGTCGATGGCGGGATGACGGACAACATTCGTCCTGCCCTCTATGACGCCGAGTACGACGTCATCGCAGCGACACGGATGAATGAAGAAAAGACGCTCGAAGCGAAAATCGTCGGGGCGTGCTGTGAGTCGGGGGACATCATCGCGAACCGTTCACTCATCCCGCCGGTCGAGGCGGGCGATCTGCTTCTCGTCAAAGCGACGGGGGCGTATAACTTCTCGATGGCGAGCAACTACAACCAAATGCTTCGTCCGGCCGTCGTCTTCGTGAAAGACGGGACACATCGTCTCGTCGTTCGCAGACAGACGCTCGAAGACTTGGTCGCTTGTGAAGTGGTCGGTCAATCGACATAA
- a CDS encoding gamma carbonic anhydrase family protein: MQYQLGELIPKVDETVFIAPGAHVIGDVTIGEHSGVWFNTVIRGDEGPIQIGSYVNIQDGSMVHQYEGSPTIIHDRVSIGHMAMIHGCEIEEGCLIGMHATVLDGAKVGKGSFVAAGALVTPNMQIPEGVMVMGVPAKVVRPLNDEDRFIMERTVNKYAKRAEQYRKTCKVLAATESL, encoded by the coding sequence ATGCAATATCAATTAGGCGAACTCATACCAAAAGTCGACGAGACGGTGTTCATCGCTCCAGGGGCCCATGTCATCGGAGACGTCACAATCGGCGAGCATTCTGGGGTCTGGTTCAATACGGTCATCCGCGGAGATGAAGGGCCGATTCAAATCGGTTCGTATGTCAACATTCAGGACGGGTCGATGGTCCACCAATACGAAGGATCACCGACAATCATCCATGATCGCGTCTCGATCGGACATATGGCGATGATTCATGGTTGTGAGATTGAAGAAGGCTGTCTGATCGGGATGCATGCGACCGTGCTCGATGGGGCGAAGGTCGGGAAAGGGTCGTTCGTCGCCGCCGGCGCGCTCGTCACGCCGAACATGCAAATTCCAGAAGGGGTCATGGTCATGGGTGTCCCGGCCAAAGTCGTCCGTCCGCTGAATGACGAAGATCGTTTCATCATGGAACGGACCGTCAACAAGTACGCCAAACGGGCAGAACAATACCGCAAGACGTGTAAAGTACTCGCCGCCACAGAAAGTTTGTGA
- a CDS encoding basic amino acid/polyamine antiporter, whose amino-acid sequence MKSEAAGIGFFGLAAMVVGTMIGGGAFNLPGAMAQGAGVGSVLIGWGITGVGMIMLAFVFQYLADSRPELEGGIYAYAKEGFGTFVGFNSGWGYWMSAWIGTVANITLIFSTLSYFFPIFSAEHRTFRLLMSALLIWGLFWLISRGMKEAALLNIVTTIAKLVPIFLFIILILFAFRIETFQIDFWGEDGFDWSHVFPQVKSTMLVTLWAFVGIEGAVVLSSRARNKRDVGRATVIGLVGTLLIYMMISIFSFGVMTQAQLAALPEPSMAYVLEAVVGPVGATLINIGLLVSLAGALLGWTILATEISYVASRDGVFPRLFNRLNENETPVNALFVTQAFTQVVTVIALFSEQTYLVLSSIAGIAALVPYFFSALFGLKEARRTNSRRMLVVSSIASMYAGWLLYASGLEYMLIAMILYAPGIFVFMLAEREQGRPFLSRLQYAIAVLILLAATYGVYGLVTASITL is encoded by the coding sequence ATGAAGTCAGAGGCAGCCGGAATCGGCTTTTTTGGTCTCGCGGCGATGGTCGTCGGAACGATGATCGGCGGCGGGGCGTTCAATTTACCGGGAGCGATGGCACAGGGTGCCGGCGTCGGTTCCGTCTTGATCGGTTGGGGTATCACGGGCGTCGGCATGATCATGCTCGCGTTCGTGTTTCAATATTTGGCGGACTCTCGTCCGGAGTTAGAGGGCGGCATCTATGCGTATGCCAAGGAAGGGTTTGGTACGTTCGTCGGTTTCAACAGCGGTTGGGGCTATTGGATGTCGGCCTGGATCGGCACGGTGGCGAATATTACGCTCATCTTTAGCACACTCAGTTACTTCTTTCCGATTTTCTCGGCTGAGCACCGGACGTTTCGGTTGCTCATGAGCGCTCTCCTCATCTGGGGATTGTTTTGGTTGATTTCGAGAGGGATGAAAGAAGCGGCGCTTCTCAATATCGTCACGACGATTGCGAAACTCGTGCCGATTTTCTTGTTTATTATCCTCATCTTGTTCGCGTTTCGCATCGAGACGTTCCAAATTGATTTTTGGGGCGAGGACGGATTTGATTGGTCGCACGTGTTCCCGCAAGTCAAATCGACGATGCTCGTCACGTTATGGGCGTTCGTCGGGATTGAAGGGGCGGTCGTCTTATCATCCCGCGCCCGTAACAAACGGGACGTCGGACGGGCGACGGTCATCGGGCTTGTCGGGACGCTTCTCATCTATATGATGATTTCGATCTTCTCGTTCGGGGTCATGACACAAGCGCAGCTCGCCGCGTTGCCGGAACCCTCGATGGCATACGTGTTGGAGGCGGTCGTCGGACCGGTCGGGGCGACGCTCATCAATATCGGGCTACTCGTCTCACTCGCCGGCGCGCTCCTCGGCTGGACGATTTTGGCGACGGAGATTTCCTACGTGGCGAGCCGGGACGGCGTCTTTCCGCGTCTATTCAACCGGTTAAATGAAAATGAGACGCCGGTGAACGCGCTGTTCGTCACACAAGCTTTCACACAAGTCGTCACGGTCATCGCCTTGTTCTCGGAGCAGACGTATCTGGTCCTCTCGAGCATCGCCGGGATCGCGGCGCTCGTCCCGTATTTCTTCTCGGCCTTATTCGGTTTAAAAGAGGCGAGACGGACGAACTCGCGGAGGATGCTCGTGGTGTCTAGCATCGCTTCTATGTACGCCGGATGGTTATTATACGCTTCAGGGCTTGAATACATGCTCATTGCGATGATTTTATATGCGCCAGGCATTTTCGTGTTCATGCTAGCCGAGCGGGAGCAAGGACGGCCGTTTCTCAGTCGGCTTCAATATGCGATCGCGGTGCTGATTTTGCTCGCGGCGACGTACGGAGTATACGGACTCGTGACGGCATCGATCACACTATAA
- the ade gene encoding adenine deaminase, whose translation MEKQHLIDIAAKKKKAAVVFKDVAVIDVYSRETIRADVAIDAGYIVAIGEGYEGETEYHDPSWTLAPTFIDSHVHIESSMVPPHEFAKAVLPLGVATVIADPHEIANVNGALGIEYMLADAKGLPLDVRMMLPSCVPATPFEHAGAKLYAEDLAPFLGDPGVHGLGEVMDYPSVEAGSEDMLQKIAQTEHAGKVVDGHASGLGPDQLNVYRTAGIMTDHECTTAEEALERVRRGFYVQIREGSVARNVEQVSRAITESNAHRFLFCTDDKHLDDLVAEGGIDYNIRMAIKQGVKPETAYAIASLHAAEAYGLKDVGAIAPGKRANFVILSDVQSVKIETVYVNGELVVEEGNATFEATGIEVPKPMKGELKLPALTADSFRLPVKEEAVDVIQVLPNSLLTKRERLVFTPDESGADIAQDIATLAVIERHHGTGHMALAPVTGFGLKRGALAATVAHDSHNLVVAGVSPEDMLLAAETLEKVGGGVVAVSEGKVLAVLPLEIGGLMTKRPYREVAEVLEQLNDALDVVGAYRHFNPYLTMSFLALPVIPDLKLTDMGLFDVTTFSFIEA comes from the coding sequence ATGGAAAAACAACATTTGATTGACATCGCCGCCAAGAAAAAGAAAGCAGCGGTCGTCTTTAAAGATGTGGCGGTCATCGACGTGTATAGTCGGGAGACGATTCGCGCCGATGTGGCCATCGACGCAGGATACATTGTGGCCATCGGGGAAGGCTACGAAGGGGAGACGGAATACCATGACCCGTCGTGGACGCTCGCGCCGACGTTCATCGATTCACACGTCCATATCGAGTCGTCGATGGTTCCGCCGCACGAGTTCGCGAAAGCCGTCCTTCCGCTCGGTGTGGCGACGGTCATCGCCGATCCGCATGAGATCGCGAACGTGAACGGGGCACTCGGTATTGAATATATGCTCGCCGACGCGAAAGGGCTCCCGCTCGACGTCCGGATGATGCTACCGAGCTGCGTGCCGGCGACACCGTTTGAACACGCCGGGGCAAAACTATATGCGGAGGATTTGGCACCGTTTTTAGGCGACCCGGGCGTACACGGTCTTGGAGAAGTGATGGATTATCCGTCCGTTGAGGCCGGCAGTGAAGATATGCTTCAGAAAATCGCCCAAACCGAGCATGCCGGAAAAGTCGTGGACGGGCACGCCTCTGGGCTTGGTCCGGACCAGTTGAACGTGTACCGCACAGCGGGCATCATGACAGACCACGAATGCACGACAGCGGAAGAGGCGCTCGAGCGAGTCCGTCGCGGCTTTTACGTTCAAATCCGAGAAGGGTCGGTGGCGCGAAACGTTGAACAAGTGAGTCGGGCCATCACCGAGAGCAACGCGCATCGCTTCTTGTTCTGTACGGATGACAAGCACTTAGATGACCTCGTCGCAGAAGGCGGGATTGACTACAACATTCGTATGGCCATCAAGCAAGGGGTCAAACCGGAGACGGCATACGCGATTGCCAGTCTTCACGCGGCCGAAGCGTATGGATTGAAAGATGTGGGTGCCATCGCACCAGGCAAGCGAGCGAACTTCGTCATCTTGTCAGACGTCCAATCGGTTAAAATCGAAACAGTTTACGTGAACGGCGAACTTGTAGTTGAAGAAGGAAACGCCACGTTCGAAGCCACAGGGATCGAAGTGCCGAAACCGATGAAAGGGGAACTTAAACTTCCAGCCTTGACCGCGGATTCGTTCCGTTTGCCGGTCAAGGAAGAGGCCGTCGACGTGATTCAAGTGTTGCCGAACAGTCTGTTGACGAAGCGGGAACGGCTCGTCTTCACCCCAGACGAATCTGGCGCGGACATCGCCCAGGACATCGCGACGCTCGCGGTCATCGAACGGCACCATGGGACGGGACATATGGCACTTGCACCAGTGACCGGCTTTGGGTTGAAACGAGGAGCGCTCGCCGCGACGGTGGCGCATGACAGCCACAACCTCGTCGTCGCGGGCGTCAGCCCGGAAGACATGCTACTCGCAGCCGAGACGCTCGAGAAAGTCGGTGGCGGCGTCGTCGCGGTCTCAGAAGGGAAAGTTCTCGCCGTCTTGCCGCTCGAGATCGGCGGACTCATGACGAAACGTCCGTATAGAGAAGTCGCAGAAGTCCTCGAGCAATTGAACGACGCCCTCGACGTCGTCGGGGCGTATCGTCACTTCAACCCGTATTTGACGATGTCGTTCCTCGCACTTCCTGTCATTCCAGACTTGAAGTTGACGGATATGGGACTGTTTGATGTGACGACGTTCTCATTTATCGAAGCGTGA
- a CDS encoding Na+/H+ antiporter NhaC family protein → MVDYSTSVLSLVPALLAIIMAITTRKVIPSLGVGIIAGVLLLHSFNPIDSISYLWSNVIALFWSDGELNEWNVLLIAFLLLLGILSSIIQTSGGARAFGEWAAANVKTARGARLVSFGLGILIFIDDYFNSLAVGNISRPLTDRKKVSRAKLAYTIDSTAAPVCVISPLSSWGAYIIAIIAGILAKYSIDSYSSLSAFIQMIPMNFYAIFALLLTGYVAFTGLAIGPMRTHELRALKGELYDVSKGAPMGMSEDIKEHDGGKVRDLIVPIIVLIVATVSAMLYTGGQALAADGQAFSLLGAFEATDVTRSLVAGAVISLISAFLLLIGRKIPSGDYGRAAWAGIRAMWPAVLILLFAWTIIAVIGDMRTGDYLASFVTDRIAASYLPLILFAIAGLMAFSTGTSWGTFGLMLPIGADLIMAVEPELLLPTLAAVLAGAVFGDHCSPISDTTILSSTGAGSHHIDHVLTQLPYASIAAGVSAVGYLVLGITTSMWIGFFAAAATFIVLLFIAQIISKRGRVPAEIRAEREA, encoded by the coding sequence ATGGTAGATTATTCAACATCGGTACTGTCACTCGTACCGGCATTGCTCGCCATCATTATGGCCATCACAACACGGAAAGTCATCCCGTCACTCGGCGTCGGGATTATCGCAGGGGTGTTGCTCTTGCATAGTTTCAACCCGATCGACTCGATTTCATACTTATGGTCGAACGTCATCGCCTTGTTCTGGTCTGACGGCGAATTGAACGAATGGAACGTTCTTTTGATCGCGTTCTTGCTCTTACTCGGTATTTTGTCATCGATCATTCAGACGTCGGGCGGAGCTCGTGCGTTCGGTGAATGGGCGGCTGCTAACGTCAAGACGGCACGCGGCGCTCGCCTCGTCTCGTTCGGGCTTGGGATTTTGATATTCATCGATGACTACTTCAACAGCCTCGCAGTCGGTAACATTAGCCGTCCGCTCACGGACCGGAAAAAAGTCTCACGAGCGAAACTCGCCTATACGATTGACTCGACGGCCGCACCGGTCTGTGTCATCAGCCCGCTCTCGAGCTGGGGGGCCTACATCATTGCCATCATCGCCGGTATTTTAGCGAAGTACTCGATTGACAGCTATTCGTCATTGTCGGCGTTCATCCAAATGATCCCGATGAACTTCTATGCCATCTTTGCGCTTCTGTTGACAGGATATGTCGCTTTCACTGGGCTCGCTATCGGACCGATGCGTACGCATGAGCTTCGCGCCCTTAAAGGTGAGCTGTACGACGTGTCGAAAGGCGCGCCGATGGGGATGAGCGAAGATATTAAAGAGCATGATGGCGGGAAAGTCCGTGACTTGATCGTTCCGATCATCGTGTTGATCGTCGCGACCGTCTCGGCGATGCTGTACACGGGCGGACAAGCGCTCGCGGCTGACGGACAAGCGTTCTCGCTCCTCGGCGCCTTCGAGGCAACAGATGTCACACGTTCACTCGTTGCCGGTGCCGTCATCAGTTTGATCTCTGCTTTCTTGTTGCTCATCGGACGCAAAATCCCGTCTGGTGACTACGGTCGCGCCGCTTGGGCCGGGATCCGTGCCATGTGGCCGGCAGTGCTCATCTTGTTGTTCGCTTGGACGATCATCGCGGTCATCGGCGATATGAGAACAGGTGATTACTTGGCGAGCTTCGTCACGGATCGGATCGCGGCGTCTTACTTGCCGCTCATCTTGTTCGCGATCGCTGGACTCATGGCGTTCTCGACAGGGACGAGCTGGGGGACGTTCGGTCTCATGCTTCCGATTGGAGCCGATTTGATTATGGCGGTCGAGCCGGAGCTGTTGCTTCCGACGCTCGCGGCCGTGCTCGCAGGTGCCGTCTTCGGTGACCACTGCTCACCGATTTCGGATACGACGATCCTCAGTTCGACTGGTGCCGGATCGCACCACATCGATCACGTCTTGACGCAGCTTCCGTACGCTTCGATCGCGGCTGGAGTCTCAGCGGTCGGATACTTGGTACTCGGTATCACGACGTCGATGTGGATTGGTTTCTTCGCGGCAGCAGCGACGTTCATCGTCTTGCTCTTCATCGCGCAAATCATCTCGAAACGAGGTCGTGTACCGGCGGAAATCCGAGCCGAACGCGAAGCATAA
- a CDS encoding peptide ABC transporter substrate-binding protein has protein sequence MRNKKWLALSGVALLATAACGGNEDSSSSSDGSSSSDAKKEVTFVSATDLPQLDPTLTTDSTSIIVTNNVFEGLYRLDENNQPTPGIAEDVEVSEDGLTYTFKLRDANWSDGSPITAEDFVYSWKRALNPETGAEYAYILQDLKNANSILAGEAALDDLGVKAVDEKTLEVQLEAPAPYFLGLTGFPTYMPQKQEFVEEQGEAFASTVDKTLYNGPYVLDSWQDNTGWVYKKNPEYWDADNVKMETINVKVVKDVSTGVNLFESGEADYTLLSSEFVPQFQDSEEFKTRADARINFLRFNQKNEALQNVNIREALAKGFDKQGVTDVILTDGSQPANFIVAKDFTYTSDGADFREKYPDLLSYNVDEAKAAWEKGLSELGVETIELEFLSRDEEAFKKVNEFIKGELEKNLPGLTLNIKQQPFKNFLELEGAGDYDVSAAGWGPDYQDPMTYLDMWVTDGPFNRMAYSNDEYDQLVQSAKKEADEMKRWETMQEAERVLLEEDFAIAPIYQKGEAYLERTNIENMYRHPFGADASFKWLDVN, from the coding sequence ATGCGTAACAAGAAATGGTTAGCTTTATCAGGAGTCGCTTTGCTCGCAACGGCAGCATGTGGCGGGAACGAGGACTCGTCAAGCTCTTCTGACGGATCTTCATCGAGTGATGCGAAAAAAGAAGTCACGTTCGTATCGGCAACCGATTTGCCGCAACTTGACCCGACACTCACGACAGATTCGACATCCATCATCGTGACGAACAACGTCTTCGAGGGACTATATCGTCTAGATGAAAACAACCAACCGACACCAGGAATCGCAGAAGACGTCGAAGTCTCGGAAGATGGCCTTACATACACGTTCAAATTACGTGACGCCAACTGGTCGGACGGCTCACCCATCACAGCTGAAGACTTCGTCTATTCATGGAAGCGCGCATTGAACCCAGAGACGGGCGCTGAATACGCGTACATCCTTCAAGACTTGAAGAACGCCAACAGCATCCTCGCGGGTGAGGCTGCTCTCGACGATCTCGGTGTCAAAGCCGTCGATGAGAAGACGCTTGAAGTTCAACTTGAAGCGCCGGCTCCTTACTTCCTCGGATTGACTGGATTCCCGACGTACATGCCACAAAAACAAGAATTCGTCGAAGAGCAAGGCGAAGCATTCGCGAGCACAGTCGACAAGACGCTCTACAACGGTCCTTACGTACTCGATAGCTGGCAAGACAACACGGGCTGGGTCTACAAGAAAAACCCGGAATATTGGGATGCCGACAACGTCAAGATGGAGACAATCAACGTCAAAGTCGTCAAGGACGTCTCGACAGGCGTCAACTTGTTCGAGTCTGGCGAAGCGGACTACACGCTCCTCTCGTCTGAGTTTGTCCCTCAGTTCCAAGACAGCGAAGAGTTCAAGACGCGTGCCGATGCCCGCATCAACTTCCTTCGCTTCAACCAAAAGAACGAGGCACTCCAAAACGTCAATATCCGCGAAGCGCTCGCGAAAGGCTTCGACAAACAAGGCGTTACGGACGTCATCTTGACAGACGGCTCGCAACCGGCAAACTTCATCGTCGCCAAAGACTTCACGTACACGTCTGACGGTGCCGATTTCCGTGAGAAATATCCAGACCTCCTCAGCTACAACGTAGACGAAGCGAAAGCGGCGTGGGAGAAAGGATTGTCTGAACTCGGCGTCGAGACGATCGAACTTGAGTTCCTCTCACGTGACGAAGAAGCGTTCAAAAAAGTAAACGAGTTCATCAAAGGCGAGCTCGAGAAGAACTTGCCAGGACTCACGCTCAACATTAAACAACAACCGTTCAAAAACTTCCTTGAACTCGAAGGCGCAGGCGACTATGATGTCTCAGCTGCCGGCTGGGGTCCTGACTATCAAGATCCGATGACATATCTCGACATGTGGGTAACGGACGGTCCGTTCAACCGGATGGCCTACTCGAACGATGAGTACGATCAACTCGTCCAATCTGCCAAGAAAGAAGCCGATGAGATGAAGCGTTGGGAGACGATGCAAGAAGCGGAACGCGTCTTGCTTGAAGAAGACTTCGCCATCGCACCGATCTACCAAAAAGGTGAGGCATACCTCGAGCGTACGAACATCGAGAACATGTACCGCCACCCGTTCGGAGCTGACGCAAGCTTCAAATGGTTGGACGTCAACTAA
- a CDS encoding branched-chain amino acid transaminase, producing MEQYGQWMWKDGAWIEPTDANTSIMTHAIHYGSGFFEGIRAYHTEEGPAIFRLREHLERLVRSCAYYHVDLPYTVDELEQATIELIERNGFEACYIRPFVFLGTPWQALMPTAETKVHVAISCWPLGEYFSKTVGIRAKVASYRRVSSTMMPMQAKAAANYMNSQLLKGEAVRDGYDEAIALDMNGNVSEASVANIFLVKGKKIFTPSLDCSVLDGITRQTVIELAREDGFDVIERHIGRDELYVADEIFLTGTAAEVTSVIEVDNISIGGGVQTVATNMLTRYREAVTGKIENHRDWITFVKAAVKE from the coding sequence ATGGAACAGTATGGACAATGGATGTGGAAAGACGGGGCTTGGATCGAGCCGACGGATGCGAATACGAGCATCATGACGCACGCGATTCATTACGGGAGCGGGTTCTTCGAAGGAATCCGAGCCTATCACACAGAGGAAGGTCCGGCCATCTTCCGTCTCCGCGAACATTTGGAGCGCCTCGTACGCTCATGCGCCTACTATCACGTAGATTTGCCGTACACGGTCGACGAGCTCGAGCAAGCGACAATCGAATTGATTGAACGCAACGGGTTTGAAGCTTGTTACATCCGTCCATTCGTTTTCCTCGGCACACCTTGGCAGGCACTCATGCCGACTGCGGAAACAAAAGTACACGTCGCCATCTCATGCTGGCCGCTCGGTGAATATTTCAGCAAAACGGTCGGTATCCGGGCGAAAGTCGCGTCATATCGCCGCGTCTCTTCGACGATGATGCCGATGCAGGCGAAAGCGGCAGCAAACTATATGAACTCGCAGTTGCTTAAAGGCGAAGCGGTGCGCGACGGATACGATGAAGCGATCGCCCTCGACATGAACGGAAACGTCAGCGAGGCGAGCGTCGCCAACATCTTCCTCGTCAAAGGTAAAAAAATCTTCACACCGTCACTCGACTGTTCGGTGCTCGACGGCATCACGCGTCAAACGGTGATCGAACTTGCCCGTGAAGACGGGTTTGACGTGATCGAACGCCACATCGGTCGTGACGAACTATATGTAGCAGATGAAATCTTCTTGACGGGTACGGCGGCTGAAGTGACAAGTGTCATCGAAGTCGACAACATCTCGATCGGCGGTGGGGTTCAGACGGTCGCAACGAACATGCTCACACGTTACCGTGAAGCCGTGACCGGGAAAATCGAAAACCATCGCGATTGGATCACATTCGTCAAAGCAGCAGTCAAAGAATAA
- the alr gene encoding alanine racemase yields the protein MGVTIDLNAIRENKRRIETLGRPVFAVVKNNAYNLGMEPVVTTLYEEGVRHFMVTTLEEAREVRTYAPDARVLVMNPVYEWQDVQEQKLDVAIGSYDWLVAQRSQLDGVRLHLKLDVGMNRFGAKTFEEALAIVAFCQDEGLDLVGLCTHFPLADADNAEIEHSIQVERFADWSTRLIERHAFEVVHAANSAATLQADARLAHCTHVRVGIFLYGYSSVEPVEWLVPAFRWETEVIAVHQIEAGAHVGYGTGYTAPAQERIAVLSVGYGDGLMRARRHLPAHINDRAFPFISNIFMSHSFLRVDETVQVGDVVELYGNTTKIDDVTRTGHANNSEQLCARSWRVPHRFEGGNVCTPPTNQFV from the coding sequence ATGGGAGTCACAATTGACCTAAACGCGATTCGTGAGAACAAACGTCGGATCGAGACGCTCGGCCGCCCGGTGTTCGCCGTCGTGAAAAACAACGCCTATAACTTAGGGATGGAGCCAGTTGTGACGACACTGTACGAAGAAGGGGTGCGTCACTTCATGGTGACGACGCTTGAAGAGGCGAGGGAAGTTCGGACGTATGCGCCGGACGCCCGCGTCCTCGTCATGAACCCTGTTTATGAATGGCAAGATGTCCAAGAACAGAAACTCGATGTCGCCATCGGATCGTACGATTGGTTAGTCGCTCAGCGCAGTCAATTGGACGGGGTCCGGCTCCATTTGAAATTAGATGTCGGCATGAACCGTTTTGGTGCCAAGACGTTCGAGGAGGCACTTGCCATCGTCGCATTTTGCCAAGATGAAGGACTCGACCTCGTCGGGTTATGCACGCACTTCCCGCTCGCCGATGCCGATAACGCGGAAATCGAGCATAGTATCCAAGTGGAGCGGTTCGCCGACTGGTCGACGCGGCTCATCGAGCGGCATGCGTTCGAAGTCGTGCATGCGGCGAACAGCGCGGCGACGCTACAAGCGGACGCTCGTCTTGCGCATTGCACGCACGTGCGGGTCGGGATCTTTTTGTACGGCTATTCGTCGGTCGAACCGGTCGAATGGCTCGTCCCGGCGTTCCGTTGGGAGACAGAAGTCATCGCGGTGCATCAGATCGAAGCGGGCGCTCACGTCGGTTACGGCACAGGTTATACGGCACCGGCGCAAGAACGGATCGCTGTCCTGTCAGTCGGTTACGGCGATGGCTTGATGCGCGCACGGCGGCATTTGCCGGCCCATATTAACGATCGGGCGTTCCCGTTCATCAGTAACATTTTCATGAGCCACAGCTTCCTCCGCGTCGATGAGACCGTTCAAGTCGGGGACGTGGTCGAGTTATATGGCAACACGACAAAAATTGATGACGTGACGCGTACCGGTCACGCCAACAATTCAGAACAACTATGCGCACGCTCATGGCGTGTCCCGCATCGCTTCGAAGGAGGAAATGTATGTACACCACCAACCAATCAGTTTGTATGA